DNA sequence from the Salvia splendens isolate huo1 chromosome 19, SspV2, whole genome shotgun sequence genome:
catggcggaattccccgcggaattcccgaaggaattcccacaataaaaaaattcacaaattcacaaattaaacaatttccggaagtaagaaatttacggaattaaatagtcgacacaaatacggaaaaatattccattactaaaaaagaaaagaaaagtacatttcaccaaattaaaaaatacatttcaataatgccCACCCccacatcaacgacgacccctccgctgccatacttcttcaataatatcgttctggagtcgaacatgggcttgtttttggcgcatgtcggcgaaTGCATGGACTCGATCGACATCGtcgtggggtatccccatgcggaCATTGccagtggccacgccgtggcttggacccgcagcatccGCGTTATCgttggtccaatcagtcagtgctggaccttcatcttcgacaatcatgttgtgcatgataatacatgcgtacatgatgtcagcGATGCTGTCAGCATACCACAGCCGTGcgggacccttcactgccgcccatcgagcctgtagcaccccgaatgcccgctccacatccttgcgcgctgcctcctagCGACCGgcaaaatatatcttcttttaATCTACTGGGCACTtaatcgtcttcacaaagacgggccacatagggtatatctcatccgccaaataatagcctatgttgtgctggttgccgttggcgacgaagttgacggccggaccaacgcccatgcactggtcgttgaaaaggggcgacgactggaggacgttgatgtcgttgttcgacccggctactgttagaaatagtgggaagaaattcccaagccgtgtacaggcggtactctaactaatACAATCGAAAgaaaacttgcaacaaaaagatgaatgaaaattacaacggaaataaagcaaaccaaatttataagtcgagtcgaggcaagccctctttccgcaagacaaattacaccccggctagtgctcacggaatgacgtattgcccccaaagataaaacgacttcctcctagcgtgtagaagcacctcaaacccgctaggcaccggcgaacttgatggagttccgagaatcgagctagacaatgctcctaagatgcacactatgatgtagagaccttgagagaaaagagagaatgtTTGTTGTTGGTGTTCGTATGTTTTCCATCTACCACTCCATGCCTTATATAGGCTAGAGATGGAGACATGAAGATCAAAGCATAAAGACACTACATAAATTATTTGGGGGTGAAAGGCCAAAGGACATAGCCACATGAAAGGCCAAAAGTCTTGCCTTTATCACACGTGTATCACACGTtttttccaacaatcccccacattggttagagcgctgcaagctcaaaccaacaccagacatgtatgcagactctttgctcaattctcgagaaataatattgcatttggaatagtagcttggggctttgaactttccatagtcaacactatcgggcataccggcggcctggtggacgtaatgccttgaaccattcctccttggtgtataccaagacaataatattgacacaatattatttacaaactcatcagttctcacgtttgtgtcctttactggccatggaacaccactttggactcataagtgattcacatgttgaagcggcccacacttcttcacttacataagtgattcttttccaggtatcctgcaatacccaccCCCTCGAGGTttccaagaatcattaaaagtcaaaacttagcctcctaccacatgcaggttacaacactcaatgctttctaaagaatgggcgaagattaaaaatcttccgagtgttacaactagattcatatagcttcgttttcccattgaaccaagcccatgggatctccaatcgtatggttgggttaccactataatcatctttttaagatgtggttttcagtcccattccttttagcaatttatgcatttgatcacggtttaaaccttttgttagcggatccgctaagttatcaactgaccttacatagtcaactgtgataacaccacttgtgatcaattgtctgacggtattatgtcgccgacgaatatgtcgagacttaccgttgtataagccactatgtgctctccctatagctgcttggctatcacagtatatcactactgtcggcattggcttcttccaacatggaatacattctaggaaatttctgagccactcggcttcttctcctgctttatccaatgcgataaactcagattccatggtggatcgagCTATACACGTTTGTTTCGTCGACTTCCATgaaacagcaccacccccacagtgaacacataaccactcgtcgagaacgagtcttttgaatcagagatccaatttgcatcacagtacccttcaagtacttggggatatcttgtgtactgcagctcaaagctaagagtatacttcaattatctcaaaaccctacgcagagctttctaatgttccttgcttgggttgctcgtaaatcggctcagcttattcaccgtacacgcaagatctggtcgggtgcagtttgtgataaacatcaaactccctatgatctttgcatattcttcttgagctataggctcacccgtgtgcttactcaaatgcacgttgggttccaatggagtcttagctggctcacaatcgaacgagtgaaatttctttagcactttctcaatataatgagattgtgtcagagcaattccctcatgattccttttaattttgattccgagaatcacatcagctaatttctcttcaacatatttttggtttcgttgataatggcactattgctgcccgtaatcaacatatcatctacataaagataCACAATAACAAAatcgttatctgtgttcttaatgtaaacacacttatcgcactcattgatagtgaatccatttgccaacatcacgttgtcaaattttaaatgccattgtaatggtgcttgcttcaacccatataatgactttaccagtttgcatactttacgctcttgcccaggcacaacaaacccttcaggttgttccatatatatttcttcttccagatcaccattcagaaacgcagttttcacatccatttggtgaatatcgagattgtgcaaaacagcaatcgcaagaagtacccgaatggaagtgattctcgtaacaggtgaataggtatcaaaaaagtcatgcccttctttctgcttaaagccttggacaactagacgagctttgtacttatctatagtaccatcgggcttatatttccttttcagaatccacttgcaccctaaagccttacagccttcaggcaagtctactaacacccaagtgttatttctcatgatggattcaatttcactattgatagcttcttgccaccacgctgcgtctgggccagacagagcttccgccaatgactttggttcgtcatccaacataaaagttatgaagtcgggaccaaatgttttagcaactttaactcttttaccacgtcttggttcaacatcctcaagacttgacctcgtcctttttggaggattagaactagtggattcatccatcattctttcactagaacgatcctcttgcctcttgcaagggtaaacattctcaaagaatatagcattccttgactcaatcgttgttccttcagccacgccaggcacaactgatctatggactaggaaacgataggcactactattaagtgcatggccaataaagatgcaatcgactgttttagggcctattgcaacttgttttggAGGTGgtacttctaccttcgctaaacacccccacactttgaggtatgaatacaaaggtttcttccctttccacaactcataaggagtcacatccctattttttagtggaattttgttcaggatatgattcgctgttaacacagcctccccccacatgttctggggtaatcctgaattaatcaacaaggcattcatcatctcttttagtgttcgatttttgcgttcagtAACACtatttgattgaggagaatatggagctgtggtttggtgaattataccacttgcatgacataattctgcaaatggagctacatactcaccacctctatcacttcgaacacacttaattcgacaattaagttgattttcggtttcatttttgaagtctttaaacgcttcaattgcctcatctttacttctaaataagtaaaggtaacagtaccttgtgcaatcatctataaatgtgatgaagtactttttaccacccccttgtttgcacaaatttcaaatcacatacgtctgtatgaatcaattcaagaggttttgtgcttcgctctaccgaatggaacgacagtttagccattttggcttcaacacacacttcacatctttcttgtgagttaaacttatctacttttagtaaattaagatttactaatctttttatagcatttagatttacatgtcccaatctattatgccataagTCAGAGccttcaagcaaataagaggatgtgtcatcttccttattgcttattccttttccacggtgaatgaccgtaacattcagctcaaaaagcccattcactaggtgaccttcacctatgaattTTCCAttcttggtcaatataaccttttcgaattcaaattctagtgaaaatccatgatttactagaagtgagcctgacaccaaattatttcggatgtctgggacatgcagcacatccttgagggtaagaacctttccagatcctaattttaggaacacattacccacaccaaccaccttagaagatgcttggtttcccatacttacttttctacctccaacagatttgtaggtagaaaaaatgcttctctcggagcacacatgacatgtggcacccgtatcaacaaaccattcatttggattattaccaaggtccacgtcggagaccattgcgaccacctcgtgatctttgttgtttataacaacacgttcaaataatttgcacaatattgtctccaacaataagtacacaattatattgaaacatatgtgcattggtatattaaaaaacccatgcatcccaattactactatcaagtctaaattggtcttgcttgtcaaatgacaaacgataaacacaattctcgAGAGAAtggatctcaaggaattaaccacttcGTAGCCCATGAACATTGCAACGActcgtttcttcattccagctttgaaGCTCATGTTTTCTCCAACTTCGATTGATATAACcctgtcttagaagagtacactaatttgtcttgcgattgttagaaatagtgggaagaaattcccaagccgtgtacaggcggtactctaactaatACAATCGAAAgaaaacttgcaacaaaaagatgaatgaaaattacaacggaaataaagcaaaccaaatttataagtcgagtcgaggcaagccctctttccgcaagacaaattacgccccggctagtgctcacggaatgacgtattgcccccaaagataaaacgacttcctcctagcgtgtagaagcacctcaaacccgctaggcaccggcgaacttgatggagttccgagaatcgagctagacaatgctcctaagatgcacactgTGATGTAGAGACcttgagagaaaagagagaatgtTTGTTGTTGGTGTTCGTATGTTTTCCATCTACCACTCCATGCCTTATATATGCTAGAGATGGAGACATGAAAGATCAAAGCATAAAGACACTACATAAATTATTTGGGGGTGAAAGGCCAAAGGACTTAGCCACATGAAAGGCCAAAAGTCTTGCCTTTATCACACGTGTATCACACGTTTTTTCCAAcagctactccaaaataggcatgccaaatccacagccggtagtcagctaccgcttcaaggatcatcgtgggattattggctttgaaaccagtagtgtacatccctttccaggtagcggggcagttcttccattaccactaccaccaccactaccaccaccactaccactaccactaccactaccagccattacggatatataaaagaaatttagagagagaaacttgttaatacaagtggtgcgaatgaaatgaagttcaacgggatgtatatataggaaccaaaaaaaaaacatttaatgcattaaacgggaattccgcgggcgtcaacgcaatggtggacgtccgcacggaattccgcggaacgccacggaactgcgaattccttcgcggaattccgtatccgtggaagggacgcacaatggcggacatccgccacggaattcccgcacgccggtgggaattctgcgtggacgtccgccattgctgatgctcttaccAGTGTAAACTAGATCTTCTTCAAAATTGCAAAAACACCCTTTTAATCTTGAAAATATGACAAAGGCCCCGGACGGGAAATCTCACTAAAAATGAAGACTGATAAAATCTGACTTTCCAGATCGCTAACACACTCCGATCGAATTCAGGGCTTTGAGAATGACGGCAATGGCGTCGGCCGAATCTCCAGCGCACGACGACGTATCGGAGGAGATGTCGGATCTCCTCCCGCTGGCCTCCGCCGCGCAGCAGCCATACGTCTCCGAGCTCCTCTCCTTCACTCTCGATCGCCTCCATAAGGTATTTGCGCGGCTATGCTAATGCTTAATTGGCGTTCTCAGATTTGGAACTGTTCGGTAGTGATTGTGATAGTTTTGTCTAAGGAACCGGAATTGCTGAGAGTAGATGCGGAGAGGATAAGGCGGCAGATGCAAGAGGTGGCGGTGGGAAACTATCGTGCATTCATCGCGGCGGCAGATGCGTTGCTCGAGATCCGAGAGGAGGTTTCTTCGATTGACAAGCATCTCGAGTCTCtggtaattttgtttttttttctataatctGATCCGATCTGATGCGTTACTGAGCTGGCATTGCAGCTATTGACATTGTGAACTAAAACTTTAAGCTGATCGGGCACAGTGCGAAAGAAAAATAGGATAGGAACTGCTATAAGTTGTGATTTCGAGGTTGAATTAGCTCTGGTTGTACTAGTTAAAGGAAAAAATTGGAGTACCTAGAAACTTTGGGAGACAAATGTTTAGGTGATACGAGGCTAAGACGTGTAGAATTCATGGATTTCTCGTATATTTTCTGGATCACGCTGTTAAATTGTTAATATGTTGGAGCAGTGACAGTGAGCTGTGGGAGGTTATGTCTGGATGAAGATTGGGATGCATATACTTGATAGTTAGAGCCTAAATATCACATTAATAAGATACATACAAGCTACATGTTGATGATGATCATGTCATCATGCTATTTTCACATTGAGCTAAACTTAGGAGATCTTTCTTTAGTAAGCTGAATATCATGGTTCACTATTGGACAGAGTACAAACAATGTAGAAAGAGTTTGGAATTTGGATGTGATCTGTACTTGTATGTCAAGAAGTCTTTGTAACTCATGCGGAACTGCCTCTATTTTAACCTTTAAGAAATTAATAAGGTTATACAGGCTAGTCTTGGTATAGTGGAACACAATTGAAAACTGGAGCGGCCATAGATCATCTTTTCATTGCGCCAGTTTCCTTGTTATGAGTCGTCATGTTTCACTGAGAGTTGTAGTTGTTTGGACTTTCTGCAGATTGCTGAAATTCCAAAACTAACATCCGGCTGCACTGAGTTTGTAGATTCGGCTGAAAATATATTGGAAAAGAGGAAGATGAACCAAACATTATTAGCAAACCAGAGCACTTTGCTTGATTTACTTGAAATTCCCCAACTCATGGACACGTATGCACCTGCACTTATTTGTAAACATTTTGAATTATCCAATACTTTATGCTGTCCATTAGATATGGCTTAATAGTTTCTCAAAGAATGATTAGCTACCGTTGTGATACAGATGTGTGCGGAATGGAAATTTTGACGAAGCTCTTGACTTAGAAACTTTTGTCGCAAAGCTTACTACAATGCACCCAAAGTAAGTCTTTTGTACCATTCTAATAGCAGAAAATCCTTTTCACCTGTGAGTGTTTGATGCATTTATTGAGGCaccatttttattttctcttcaaaaaGAATTCCTGTGATTCAGGCTCTAGCCGCAGAAGTTCGGCAGACCACTCAGTCCCTTCTTTCTCAGCTTCTTCAGAAACTTAGGTCTAATATTCAGGTGCTATATCTTGTTATGGATTAAGTTGTTTTAACTCCAGATATTAAAGCAAAATCTTCAGCTCTGAGGTGATTAACTTTGCTCATCATGTTGCTCGTAGTTACCAGAATGCTTGCGCATAATTGGATATCTACGTCGAATAGGAGTTTTCAGTGAGTATGAAATGCGCCTACAGGTACCCTTTTACTGAAATTACTGTCCATGTGGAATGCATTTGGCGGTATTTTGGTTGGTTATAGTCATTGGTGAATACAATATTTAAGGCGTGAGGTCTGAATCCTGATCCATGATATCTGCTGTTCAGTTCTTAAGATGCCGTGAAGCCTGGCTGACTGGAATACTTGATGATTTAGACCAGAGAAATCCTTATGAATATTTGAAGGGGATGGTAAATTGTCACAGAATGCACCTTTTTGATGTTGTTAATCAATACCGAGCCATCTTTGCTGATCACACATCAGAGAGTGAAGAAAATTATGATGGCGGGCTTCTCTTTGATTGGGCCATGCATCAGATTACCTCACATCTGAAAACGCTTAAAGTTATGCTTCCAAAGATTAGTGAAGGTGGATCCCTGTCAAATATTCTGGATCAGTGCATGGTGAGAACAATTGGTAGTCATTGGTGTTGTATTGATGCTCCTAAAACCAatgatttttcatttatttccatGTGGTTGTCTGCAGTATTGTGCCATGGGCCTAGGATGGGTTGGTTTGGATTTTCGAGGGCTGCTTCCCCCGCTATTT
Encoded proteins:
- the LOC121778497 gene encoding conserved oligomeric Golgi complex subunit 8-like, encoding MTAMASAESPAHDDVSEEMSDLLPLASAAQQPYVSELLSFTLDRLHKEPELLRVDAERIRRQMQEVAVGNYRAFIAAADALLEIREEVSSIDKHLESLIAEIPKLTSGCTEFVDSAENILEKRKMNQTLLANQSTLLDLLEIPQLMDTCVRNGNFDEALDLETFVAKLTTMHPKIPVIQALAAEVRQTTQSLLSQLLQKLRSNIQLPECLRIIGYLRRIGVFSEYEMRLQFLRCREAWLTGILDDLDQRNPYEYLKGMVNCHRMHLFDVVNQYRAIFADHTSESEENYDGGLLFDWAMHQITSHLKTLKVMLPKISEGGSLSNILDQCMYCAMGLGWVGLDFRGLLPPLFEEAVLNLFSKNMSSAVENFQLVLDSHRWVPLPAVGFPANSFGDENHDDVTPPSSLMEHPPLAVFINGVSAAMNELRPCAPISLKHVLAQQLVKDLQAVSETLLRYHTTKMLRDNESQLFLKLCQAFIEVAFPHCAACFGRCYPGGAALITDAKNLFDGINRLLATSPSRELPKPVQNQNTEVKNASENGNATVIENGVSHGIERTGSSSHDETEPNSVSSEKEVKAATAAATTSEVK